A single region of the Mycobacterium avium subsp. avium genome encodes:
- a CDS encoding DUF4245 domain-containing protein has translation MTEQPSLNASSPGESAAAAGPVPRPEKPRLLQDGRDMFWSLIPLVIGCVVLAGLLGMCSLQLHNRPGPIPSYDAAAALRADAATLGFPVRQPALPAGWQANSGHRGGIQNGRTDPSTGQRLNAPTSVVGYISPTGMYLSLTQSNADEDKLINSIHPSAYPTGTVDVAGTSWVIYQGSGQSGADAEPVWTTRLTGAGGATQIAITGAGNAEQFRTLASATQSQPPLPVR, from the coding sequence ATGACCGAGCAGCCGTCGCTGAATGCCAGCTCGCCAGGCGAGTCTGCCGCGGCGGCCGGGCCCGTTCCCAGGCCGGAGAAACCGCGGCTGCTGCAGGACGGCCGCGACATGTTCTGGTCGCTGATACCGCTGGTGATCGGGTGTGTCGTGCTGGCCGGGCTGCTGGGCATGTGTTCGTTGCAGCTGCACAACAGACCGGGGCCCATCCCGTCCTACGACGCCGCGGCGGCCCTGCGGGCGGACGCCGCGACGCTGGGCTTCCCCGTCCGCCAACCGGCGCTGCCGGCCGGCTGGCAGGCCAACTCCGGCCACCGCGGCGGCATCCAGAACGGCCGGACCGACCCGTCGACCGGTCAACGGCTCAATGCCCCCACCTCGGTGGTCGGCTACATCAGCCCGACCGGGATGTATCTGAGCCTGACGCAGAGCAACGCCGACGAGGACAAGCTGATCAACTCGATTCATCCGTCGGCCTACCCGACCGGAACGGTCGACGTCGCCGGAACCAGCTGGGTCATCTATCAGGGTTCCGGTCAAAGCGGCGCGGACGCCGAGCCGGTGTGGACGACCCGGCTGACCGGCGCGGGCGGCGCCACCCAGATCGCGATCACCGGCGCCGGAAACGCCGAGCAGTTCCGTACGTTGGCCTCGGCGACCCAGTCGCAACCGCCGTTGCCCGTGCGCTGA
- the glpX gene encoding class II fructose-bisphosphatase, whose product MTVEGDRSSAAAGRPPAQGRPRGEAPDRNLALELVRVTEAGAMAAGRWVGRGDKEGGDGAAVDAMRELVNTVSMRGVVVIGEGEKDHAPMLYNGEEVGNGDGPECDFAVDPIDGTTLMSKGMPNAISVLAVADRGAMFDPSAVFYMNKIAVGPEAAHVLDITAPIAENIKAVAKVKALSVRDMTVCILDRPRHAKLIDEVRETGARIRLITDGDVAGAISACRPHSGTDMLAGIGGTPEGIIAAAAIRCMGGAIQAQLAPRDDEERQKAIDAGYDLDQILTTEDLVSGENVFFCATGVTNGDLLKGVQYYPGGCTTQSIVMRSKSGTVRMIEAYHRLSKLNEYSAIDFTGDSSAAYPLP is encoded by the coding sequence ATGACAGTTGAGGGCGACCGCTCGTCCGCCGCCGCCGGCCGGCCCCCGGCGCAGGGCCGGCCGCGCGGCGAGGCACCAGACCGCAACCTGGCGTTGGAACTGGTCCGCGTCACCGAGGCCGGCGCCATGGCCGCCGGCCGCTGGGTCGGCCGCGGCGACAAAGAGGGCGGTGACGGGGCGGCGGTCGACGCGATGCGTGAGCTGGTCAACACGGTGTCGATGCGCGGTGTGGTGGTCATCGGCGAGGGCGAGAAGGACCACGCGCCGATGCTCTACAACGGCGAGGAGGTCGGCAACGGCGACGGCCCGGAGTGCGACTTCGCCGTCGACCCGATCGACGGCACCACGCTGATGAGCAAGGGCATGCCCAACGCCATCTCGGTGCTGGCGGTGGCCGACCGCGGCGCCATGTTCGACCCGTCGGCGGTGTTCTACATGAACAAGATCGCCGTCGGGCCCGAGGCCGCGCACGTGCTCGACATCACCGCGCCGATCGCCGAGAACATCAAGGCCGTCGCCAAGGTCAAGGCCCTGTCGGTGCGCGACATGACCGTGTGCATCCTGGACCGGCCGCGGCACGCGAAGCTCATCGACGAGGTCCGCGAGACCGGGGCCCGGATCCGGCTGATCACCGACGGCGACGTGGCCGGCGCGATCTCGGCCTGCCGCCCGCACTCCGGCACCGACATGCTGGCCGGCATCGGCGGCACCCCGGAGGGCATCATCGCCGCCGCCGCCATCCGCTGCATGGGCGGCGCCATCCAGGCGCAGCTGGCCCCCCGCGACGACGAGGAACGCCAGAAGGCCATCGACGCCGGCTACGACCTGGACCAGATCCTGACCACCGAGGACCTGGTCTCCGGTGAGAACGTCTTCTTCTGCGCCACCGGGGTCACCAACGGTGACCTGCTCAAGGGTGTGCAGTACTACCCCGGCGGCTGCACCACCCAGTCGATCGTCATGCGATCGAAGTCGGGCACCGTCCGGATGATCGAGGCCTACCACCGGCTGTCGAAGCTCAACGAGTACTCCGCCATCGACTTCACCGGCGACAGCTCTGCCGCCTATCCCCTGCCCTGA
- a CDS encoding class II fumarate hydratase, which yields MATDDGDTDYRIERDTMGEVRVPAKALWRAQTQRAVENFPISGRGLERTQIRALGLLKGACAQVNKDLGLLAPEKADAIIAAAAEIADGRHDDQFPIDVFQTGSGTSSNMNTNEVIASIAAANGVTVHPNDDVNMSQSSNDTFPTATHIAATEAAVRHLIPALQVLHDALASKAREWHTVVKSGRTHLMDAVPVTLGQEFSGYARQIEAGIERVRATLPRLGELAIGGTAVGTGLNAPDGFGAKVVETLIASTGLSELRTATNSFEAQAARDGLVEASGALRTIAVSLTKIANDIRWMGSGPLTGLAEIALPDLQPGSSIMPGKVNPVIPEAVTQVAAQVIGNDAAVAVGGLSGAFELNVYIPMMARNILESFKLLTNVSRLFAERCISGLSANVEHLRELAESSPSIVTPLNSAIGYEEAAAVAKQALKERKTIRQTVIDRGLIGDKLSLEELDRRLDVLAMAKVKPQD from the coding sequence ATGGCCACTGACGACGGCGACACCGACTACCGCATCGAGCGCGACACCATGGGCGAGGTCCGGGTACCCGCAAAAGCGTTGTGGCGCGCGCAAACCCAGCGCGCGGTCGAGAACTTCCCGATCTCGGGCCGGGGCCTGGAACGCACCCAGATCCGCGCCCTGGGCCTGCTGAAGGGCGCCTGCGCGCAGGTCAACAAGGATCTGGGGTTACTGGCGCCGGAGAAGGCCGACGCGATCATCGCCGCGGCCGCCGAGATCGCCGACGGTCGCCACGACGACCAGTTTCCCATCGACGTCTTCCAGACCGGCTCGGGCACCAGCTCGAACATGAACACCAACGAGGTGATCGCGTCCATCGCGGCCGCCAACGGGGTGACCGTGCATCCCAACGACGACGTCAACATGTCGCAGTCGTCGAACGACACCTTCCCCACCGCAACCCACATCGCGGCCACGGAAGCCGCAGTGCGCCATCTGATTCCGGCGCTGCAGGTGCTGCACGACGCCCTGGCGAGCAAGGCCCGCGAGTGGCACACCGTGGTCAAGTCGGGCCGCACTCACCTGATGGACGCCGTGCCGGTGACGCTCGGCCAGGAGTTCAGCGGCTACGCCCGCCAGATCGAGGCCGGCATCGAGCGGGTGCGGGCCACGCTGCCCCGGCTGGGTGAGCTGGCGATCGGCGGGACCGCGGTGGGCACCGGCCTCAACGCTCCCGACGGCTTCGGCGCCAAGGTGGTCGAGACGCTGATCGCCTCCACCGGGTTGAGCGAATTGCGCACGGCGACAAACTCGTTCGAGGCCCAGGCGGCGCGCGACGGGTTGGTCGAGGCCTCCGGCGCGCTGCGCACCATCGCGGTGTCGCTGACCAAGATCGCCAACGACATCCGCTGGATGGGTTCGGGGCCGCTGACCGGCCTGGCCGAGATCGCCCTTCCCGATCTGCAGCCGGGCAGCTCGATCATGCCGGGCAAGGTGAATCCGGTTATCCCCGAAGCGGTTACGCAGGTCGCTGCGCAGGTGATCGGCAACGACGCGGCGGTGGCCGTCGGCGGCTTGTCGGGCGCCTTCGAGCTCAACGTGTACATCCCGATGATGGCCCGCAACATCCTGGAGTCGTTCAAGCTGCTGACCAACGTGTCGAGGCTGTTCGCCGAGCGCTGCATCAGCGGGCTGAGCGCCAACGTGGAGCACCTGCGCGAGCTCGCCGAATCCTCACCGTCCATCGTGACGCCGCTGAACTCGGCGATCGGCTACGAGGAGGCGGCGGCGGTGGCCAAGCAGGCGCTCAAGGAGCGCAAGACGATTCGGCAGACCGTCATCGACCGCGGGCTGATCGGCGACAAGCTGTCGCTCGAGGAGCTCGACCGCCGGCTCGACGTGCTGGCCATGGCCAAGGTCAAGCCGCAGGACTGA
- a CDS encoding adenylate/guanylate cyclase domain-containing protein, with protein MSLSYVLAVGEAAAILIPLRGHTSVGVNADFARQNTGPVLALIALGIIGVAVAGALSLAPTLRWYVAGEEPTPQQRDAVMKLAGRQSAILVTAWAVSGGIFLLLNLAGGARLLLPIALGALLGGSAAAGTGMLLAQRTLRPIMRAATLGAEPRLAVPSVYARLVLLWFLCSAFPIAVIAALVVLRSYGWLVEKSASLDVPILVVSLAALVLGLPTMILTSRSISDPIGEVVDAMAEIEHGRMETYVGAYERSQIGRLQTGFNRMVAGLAERDRLRDLFGRHVGADVAQRAIEEGASLSGDVVEAAVLFIDLVGSTQLAESRPPQEVAEVLNDFFRIVVNAVDEHHGLVNKFAGDAALAVFGVPLPTNEPASAALATARTLGTQLRQLPVDFGIGVSAGRVFAGNVGAENRYEYTVIGDAVNEAARLADLAKTADRRILCSAAAIEAAGEAERGHWAECYSTVLRGRSETTHVSAPTG; from the coding sequence ATGAGCCTGTCGTATGTGCTGGCCGTCGGCGAAGCCGCGGCCATCCTGATCCCGTTGCGCGGCCACACGTCCGTCGGAGTCAACGCCGACTTCGCGCGGCAGAACACCGGGCCGGTGCTGGCGCTCATCGCGCTGGGCATCATCGGCGTCGCGGTGGCCGGCGCGCTGAGCCTGGCTCCCACGCTGCGCTGGTATGTCGCGGGCGAGGAACCCACGCCGCAGCAGCGCGACGCGGTGATGAAGCTGGCCGGCCGCCAGTCGGCGATCCTGGTGACCGCCTGGGCGGTGAGCGGTGGGATCTTCCTGCTGCTGAATCTGGCTGGGGGAGCACGACTTCTGCTGCCCATCGCGCTCGGCGCGTTGCTGGGCGGCTCGGCCGCCGCCGGCACCGGGATGCTGCTCGCCCAGCGCACGCTGCGGCCCATCATGCGGGCGGCCACGCTGGGCGCCGAGCCGCGCCTGGCGGTGCCCAGCGTGTACGCGCGGCTGGTCCTGCTGTGGTTCCTGTGCAGCGCGTTCCCCATCGCCGTCATCGCGGCCCTGGTGGTGCTGCGCTCGTACGGCTGGTTGGTCGAGAAGTCCGCGTCGCTGGATGTGCCCATCCTGGTGGTGTCGCTGGCGGCGCTGGTGCTCGGGCTGCCGACGATGATCTTGACGTCGCGCTCCATCTCCGATCCGATCGGCGAGGTCGTCGATGCGATGGCCGAGATTGAGCACGGCCGGATGGAGACCTACGTCGGCGCCTACGAGCGCTCCCAAATCGGCAGGCTGCAAACGGGTTTCAACCGGATGGTGGCCGGGCTCGCCGAGCGTGACCGGCTGCGCGACCTGTTCGGCCGGCACGTCGGCGCGGACGTCGCGCAGCGCGCCATCGAAGAGGGGGCGTCGCTGTCCGGGGACGTGGTGGAAGCGGCGGTGCTGTTCATCGATCTGGTCGGCTCCACCCAGCTCGCGGAAAGCCGCCCCCCGCAAGAGGTCGCGGAGGTGCTCAACGACTTCTTCCGGATTGTCGTCAACGCCGTCGACGAACACCACGGTCTGGTCAACAAATTCGCCGGCGACGCCGCGCTGGCCGTCTTCGGGGTGCCGTTGCCGACCAATGAGCCGGCGTCTGCGGCGCTGGCGACGGCCCGCACGCTCGGTACCCAATTACGGCAGTTGCCGGTCGATTTCGGGATCGGTGTGTCCGCGGGCCGGGTCTTCGCCGGCAACGTCGGCGCCGAGAACCGGTACGAATACACCGTGATCGGTGACGCCGTGAACGAGGCGGCGCGGCTGGCCGACCTGGCCAAGACCGCCGACCGCAGAATCCTGTGTTCGGCGGCGGCGATCGAGGCGGCCGGCGAAGCCGAACGCGGGCACTGGGCCGAATGCTATTCCACCGTGCTGCGCGGGCGGTCCGAGACCACCCACGTCTCGGCGCCCACCGGTTAG
- a CDS encoding polysaccharide deacetylase family protein: MAKRPDTLAWRYWRTVVGVLAAVAVLVIGGLTGHVTRADDLSCSVVKCVALTFDDGPGPFDERLLQILKDNDAKATFFLIGNKVAANPAGAKRIADAGMEIGNHTWEHPNMTTIPTEDIAAQFTKANDAIHAATGRTPNLYRPAGGLSNPVVRQTAGQLGLAEILWDVIPFDWANDSNTAATRYMLMTYIKPGSVVLFHNTYSSTVDLVYQFIPVLKANGYRLVTVSELLGPRAPGSSYGSRENGPPVNGLRDIPASDIPKLPDTPSPKPMPNFPITDIPGQNSGGPNNGA, from the coding sequence GTGGCGAAACGACCCGACACCCTGGCCTGGCGCTACTGGCGCACGGTCGTCGGGGTGCTGGCGGCCGTCGCGGTGCTGGTGATCGGTGGGCTGACCGGCCACGTCACCCGCGCCGACGACCTGAGCTGCTCGGTCGTCAAATGCGTGGCGCTGACGTTCGACGACGGGCCCGGCCCGTTCGACGAGCGGCTGCTGCAGATCCTCAAGGACAACGACGCCAAGGCCACCTTCTTTTTGATCGGCAACAAGGTGGCCGCGAACCCGGCCGGCGCCAAGCGCATCGCCGATGCGGGAATGGAGATCGGCAACCACACCTGGGAACACCCCAACATGACCACCATCCCCACCGAGGACATCGCCGCCCAATTCACCAAGGCCAATGACGCGATCCACGCCGCCACCGGCCGCACCCCGAACCTGTACCGCCCCGCCGGCGGGCTGTCCAACCCGGTGGTGCGTCAGACCGCCGGTCAATTGGGGCTAGCCGAAATCCTTTGGGATGTAATCCCTTTCGATTGGGCCAATGACTCCAACACCGCCGCGACGCGGTACATGCTGATGACCTACATCAAACCGGGCTCGGTGGTGTTGTTCCACAACACCTACTCGAGCACCGTCGATCTGGTGTACCAGTTCATCCCGGTGCTCAAGGCCAACGGCTACCGGCTGGTGACGGTCAGCGAACTGCTGGGGCCGCGAGCGCCCGGCAGCAGTTACGGCAGCCGGGAGAACGGCCCACCGGTCAACGGGCTGCGCGACATCCCCGCCTCCGACATCCCCAAGCTGCCCGACACGCCCTCGCCGAAGCCGATGCCCAACTTCCCGATCACCGACATCCCCGGGCAGAACTCCGGCGGGCCGAACAACGGTGCCTAG
- a CDS encoding PhoH family protein, giving the protein MTDIRTYVIDTSVLLSDPWACSRFAEHEVVVPLVVISELEAKRHHHELGWFARQALRLFDDLRLLHGRLDQPIPVGTQGGSLHVELNHTDPAVLPAGFRSDSNDSRILSCAANLAAEGKRVTLVSKDIPLRVKAAAVGLAADEYHAQDVVASGWSGMHELETATEDIDALFTEGEIDLAEARDLPCHTGIRLLGGSSHALGRVNPDKRVQLVRGDREAFGLRGRSAEQRVALDLLLDESVGIVSLGGKAGTGKSALALCAGLEAVLERRTQRKVVVFRPLYAVGGQELGYLPGSESEKMGPWAQAVFDTLEGLASPAVLDEVLSRGMLEVLPLTHIRGRSLHDSFVIVDEAQSLERNVLLTVLSRLGTGSRVVLTHDIAQRDNLRVGRHDGVAAVIEKLKGHPLFAHITLLRSERSPIAALVTEMLEEIAGPH; this is encoded by the coding sequence GTGACCGATATCCGGACCTACGTGATCGACACCTCCGTGCTGCTGTCCGACCCGTGGGCGTGCAGCCGGTTCGCCGAACACGAGGTGGTGGTCCCGCTGGTGGTGATCAGCGAACTGGAGGCCAAACGCCACCATCACGAGCTGGGATGGTTCGCCCGCCAGGCGCTGCGTCTGTTCGACGATCTGCGGCTGCTGCACGGGCGGCTGGATCAGCCGATTCCGGTTGGGACGCAAGGCGGTTCGCTGCACGTCGAGCTCAACCACACCGACCCGGCGGTGCTGCCCGCGGGTTTCCGCAGCGACAGCAACGACTCCCGGATCCTGAGCTGCGCCGCCAATCTGGCCGCCGAGGGCAAGCGAGTCACCTTGGTGAGCAAGGACATTCCGCTTCGGGTCAAGGCCGCCGCGGTGGGGCTGGCCGCCGACGAGTACCACGCCCAGGACGTGGTGGCCTCCGGCTGGTCGGGGATGCACGAGCTCGAGACCGCGACCGAGGACATCGACGCGCTGTTCACCGAGGGCGAGATCGACCTGGCGGAGGCGCGAGACCTGCCGTGCCACACCGGAATTCGGCTGCTCGGCGGAAGCTCGCACGCGCTGGGCCGGGTCAACCCGGACAAACGTGTGCAGCTGGTCCGCGGCGATCGGGAGGCGTTCGGGCTGCGCGGGCGTTCGGCCGAACAGCGGGTGGCGCTGGACCTGCTGCTCGACGAGTCGGTGGGCATCGTGTCGCTGGGCGGCAAGGCCGGCACCGGCAAGTCGGCGCTCGCGCTGTGCGCGGGCCTGGAGGCGGTGCTGGAACGGCGCACCCAGCGCAAGGTGGTGGTCTTCCGTCCGCTCTACGCCGTGGGTGGTCAGGAGCTGGGCTACCTGCCCGGCAGCGAGAGCGAGAAGATGGGCCCGTGGGCGCAGGCCGTCTTCGACACCCTCGAGGGTCTGGCCAGCCCGGCGGTGCTCGACGAAGTGCTGTCCCGCGGCATGCTCGAGGTGCTGCCGCTGACCCACATCCGCGGCCGCTCGCTGCACGACTCGTTCGTCATCGTCGACGAGGCGCAGTCGCTGGAGCGCAACGTGTTGCTGACCGTGCTGTCCCGGCTGGGCACCGGCTCGCGGGTGGTGCTCACCCACGACATCGCCCAACGCGACAACCTGCGGGTGGGCCGCCACGACGGGGTCGCGGCGGTGATCGAAAAGCTCAAGGGCCACCCGCTGTTCGCCCACATCACCTTGCTGCGCAGCGAGCGGTCGCCGATCGCCGCGCTGGTCACCGAGATGCTCGAGGAAATCGCCGGGCCGCACTGA
- a CDS encoding acyl-ACP desaturase, protein MAERPVANALTLELEPVVEANMDRHLSTEELWFAHDYVPYDRGENFAFLGGRDWDPSSATLPRPLTDACEIMLLLKDNLAVHHRELVEHFILEDYWGRWLGRWTAEEHLHAIALRNYLVVTREVDPTANEEARVQYVMKGYRADTYSQVETLVYMAFTERSHAVFCENLSAKLEEPILSGLVDRISRDERRHELFFSNLVAHCLEYTRDETIAAIAARAAELQVPGADIDAYQDKLRNVAEAGVFTENDLRQVISDRIRAWGVADEPALKPFVIG, encoded by the coding sequence ATGGCCGAAAGACCTGTCGCTAACGCGCTGACCCTGGAACTCGAGCCGGTTGTCGAAGCCAACATGGATCGACACCTGTCCACCGAGGAACTCTGGTTCGCCCACGACTACGTGCCGTACGACCGGGGCGAGAACTTCGCCTTCCTCGGCGGACGCGACTGGGATCCGTCGTCGGCCACGCTGCCGAGGCCGCTGACGGACGCCTGCGAGATCATGCTGCTACTCAAGGACAACCTGGCCGTACACCACCGCGAGCTCGTCGAGCACTTCATCCTCGAGGACTATTGGGGCCGCTGGCTGGGCCGGTGGACCGCCGAGGAGCACCTGCACGCCATTGCGCTGCGGAATTACCTGGTGGTGACCCGCGAGGTCGACCCCACCGCCAACGAAGAGGCCCGCGTGCAGTACGTGATGAAGGGCTACCGCGCCGACACTTACAGCCAGGTGGAGACCCTGGTCTACATGGCCTTCACCGAACGCAGCCACGCCGTGTTCTGCGAGAACCTGTCCGCAAAGCTCGAGGAGCCGATCCTGTCCGGGCTGGTCGACCGGATCTCCCGGGACGAGCGGCGCCACGAGCTGTTCTTCTCCAACCTCGTCGCGCACTGCCTGGAATACACCCGCGACGAGACGATCGCCGCGATCGCCGCCCGCGCGGCCGAGCTGCAGGTGCCCGGCGCCGACATCGACGCCTACCAGGACAAGCTGCGCAACGTCGCCGAGGCCGGCGTCTTCACCGAGAATGACCTGCGCCAGGTGATCTCCGACCGCATCCGCGCATGGGGTGTGGCCGACGAGCCCGCCCTCAAGCCGTTCGTCATCGGCTGA